One stretch of Rhizobium rhizoryzae DNA includes these proteins:
- a CDS encoding carbohydrate ABC transporter permease produces MTPHSSAGRPSQLFKNLNSKIALIPMMLVALVVFLGGTVWTVVYSFTRSGLLPRLSFVGLDQYERLWAAPRWIISIQNLAIYGILSLIFSLVIGFVLAALMDQKIRFENTFRTIFLYPFALSFIVTGLVWQWILNPEFGVQSIIRSLGWSTFEFDPLYNSDIVIYGILIAGLWQGTGLVMCLMLAGLRGIDEDIWKASRVDGIPMWKTYVLIIIPMMRPVFITTLVLIASGIVKVYDLVVAQTSGGPGIASEVPAKYVYDYMFQAQNLGQGFAASTMMLVTVAIIIIPWAYLEFGGKKRG; encoded by the coding sequence ATGACGCCACACTCTTCGGCTGGCCGCCCCAGCCAGTTGTTCAAAAATCTGAATTCGAAAATTGCCCTGATCCCGATGATGCTTGTTGCGCTCGTCGTATTCTTGGGCGGGACGGTTTGGACCGTTGTCTACTCATTCACGCGTTCGGGCCTTTTGCCACGCCTCAGCTTCGTCGGGCTTGATCAATACGAGCGCCTCTGGGCTGCTCCCCGCTGGATCATCTCGATCCAGAATCTGGCCATCTACGGCATTCTGTCCCTGATCTTCAGCCTTGTGATCGGCTTTGTTCTCGCCGCGCTGATGGACCAGAAAATCCGTTTCGAGAACACGTTCAGAACCATTTTTCTCTATCCCTTCGCGCTGTCTTTCATCGTGACGGGGCTGGTCTGGCAATGGATCCTCAACCCGGAATTCGGCGTCCAGTCCATTATACGCAGCCTCGGCTGGTCCACGTTCGAGTTTGATCCGCTCTACAATTCCGATATCGTCATCTACGGCATCCTGATCGCCGGTCTCTGGCAGGGCACCGGGCTTGTCATGTGCCTCATGCTGGCCGGTCTTCGCGGCATAGACGAGGATATCTGGAAGGCTTCTCGAGTCGACGGCATTCCGATGTGGAAGACTTACGTTCTGATCATCATTCCGATGATGCGCCCCGTCTTTATCACCACGCTGGTGCTGATCGCATCCGGTATCGTCAAGGTCTACGATCTCGTGGTGGCGCAGACCAGCGGTGGCCCCGGTATCGCCTCCGAAGTTCCTGCGAAATACGTCTACGACTACATGTTCCAGGCGCAGAACCTCGGTCAGGGATTTGCAGCCTCCACTATGATGCTGGTCACGGTCGCCATCATCATCATCCCCTGGGCCTATCTCGAATTCGGAGGGAAGAAGCGTGGCTAA
- a CDS encoding ABC transporter ATP-binding protein → MANSVSIRNLSLSFGAVTVLKDLNLDIRDGEFIVLLGSSGCGKSTLLNCIAGLLEPTEGQIFIKDRNVTWEEPKDRGIGMVFQSYALYPQMTVEKNLSFGLQVAKVPKPEIDKRVARAAEILQIGPLLKRRPAALSGGQRQRVAIGRALVRDVDVFLFDEPLSNLDAKLRSELRVEIKRLHQSLKNTMIYVTHDQIEALTLADRIAIMKNGVIQQLDDPIAIYNKPRNLFVAGFIGSPSMNFLRGELIETGGKTVFRTNGVDFLLDGYEANGPLAAGRQVVLGLRPEHIGIDQPEADRELHQAVVDIEEPMGADNLLWLKHAGHTMSVRIAGARRYAPGSQVRMSFDMRLASLFDAQTEDRI, encoded by the coding sequence ATGGCCAACAGCGTTTCAATTCGTAACCTTTCGCTTTCCTTCGGAGCCGTGACCGTTCTCAAGGATCTGAACCTTGATATTCGTGATGGCGAGTTCATCGTTCTTCTGGGCTCATCCGGTTGCGGGAAATCCACCCTTCTGAACTGTATTGCCGGATTGCTGGAGCCAACCGAAGGCCAGATCTTCATCAAGGATCGGAACGTCACCTGGGAAGAACCGAAGGATCGCGGCATCGGCATGGTGTTCCAGTCCTATGCGCTCTATCCGCAGATGACGGTCGAGAAAAATCTGTCCTTCGGGCTTCAGGTTGCGAAAGTACCAAAGCCCGAGATCGACAAACGCGTTGCCCGTGCTGCGGAGATCCTGCAAATCGGGCCGCTTCTGAAGCGTCGCCCTGCCGCTCTCTCCGGCGGTCAGCGTCAACGCGTTGCCATCGGTCGCGCATTGGTACGTGATGTGGATGTCTTCCTCTTCGATGAGCCGCTGTCGAACCTCGACGCCAAGCTCCGCTCGGAACTACGCGTCGAGATCAAGCGTCTGCATCAGAGCCTGAAGAACACGATGATCTACGTGACTCACGACCAGATCGAGGCGCTGACGCTGGCAGACCGAATTGCCATCATGAAGAATGGTGTCATCCAGCAGCTTGATGATCCGATCGCCATCTACAACAAGCCGAGGAATCTCTTCGTGGCAGGCTTCATCGGGTCGCCGTCGATGAACTTTCTGCGGGGAGAACTGATAGAGACGGGCGGCAAGACTGTCTTTCGCACCAACGGTGTCGATTTCCTGCTCGATGGCTATGAGGCAAACGGTCCGCTGGCCGCTGGTCGCCAAGTCGTGCTTGGTCTGCGTCCGGAGCATATCGGCATCGACCAGCCGGAAGCCGATCGGGAACTTCATCAGGCAGTCGTTGATATCGAAGAGCCGATGGGAGCGGACAATCTCCTTTGGCTCAAGCATGCAGGTCATACCATGTCTGTCCGCATTGCCGGTGCGCGACGATATGCGCCCGGTTCGCAGGTTCGTATGAGCTTCGATATGCGACTTGCATCCTTGTTTGACGCGCAAACCGAAGACCGCATCTGA
- a CDS encoding beta-mannosidase: MSQSIIDLSGNWRLSSLDDATQALMPIPGDVHTALKNAGLIPDPYFGRNELDLRWVAEQDWQIEQDFVLEDAGGDWYLDITDLDTVATVEINGEVVLEADNCFRRWRPDVSRSLRTGENRIRILFHSSIREGADRQAKQPFFVPYHEGNSPIPNGNMLRKPQCHFGWDWNIAIAPLGLYGTIALKKLEESRIESVAARQTHTADGVDVSVTVTLFAKFPGTTPIFFSFGEDRVRLDMGLRPGENTVSHVFHIDAPKLWWPSGSGEQALYELAVEIPSETVIRQIGLRQVELLTDKDEAGSRFAFRINGREIFCRGANWIPADALYSLTSYEKTRDLLQSAVDANMNMIRVWGGGFYEADWFYDLCDQMGLMVWQDFQFSCNLYPSTPDFLENVAAEVDYQVRRLITHPSIVLWCGDNELVGALTWFKQSIENRDRYLVSYDRLNRTIEQALLKAAPDALWWPSSPATGYMDYGDAWHADGSGDMHYWSVWHENKPFEDYRKVRPRFCSEFGFQSYTSLPVIRTYAREGDMNIASPVIELHQKNVGGNERIAATMFRYFRFPEGFANFVYLSQIQQALAIRTAVDYWRSLKPHCMGTLYWQLNDTWPVASWSSLDYGGGWKALHYVARRFFQPVNVAAIPSEDGSEIRLSLVNDKMDDVTVSLSLSLLSLNGERTELKRLDAVCTPDAAVIATTVAASEIPAGSLLAWSFTASNGMGGEGHHVHGTYKSLDLQPAGLGLDVQPAPTGGYDLTVQSAGLALYVMIESETPGRFSDNAFDLAAGETRRITFTPSDPAAAEPSFRLYDLQSCS; this comes from the coding sequence ATGTCGCAGTCGATCATCGATCTGTCAGGAAACTGGCGGCTTTCGTCTCTGGACGATGCAACGCAGGCGCTGATGCCCATTCCGGGTGATGTGCATACGGCCCTGAAAAATGCGGGGCTCATTCCTGATCCCTATTTCGGGCGCAATGAACTCGACCTTCGATGGGTTGCGGAACAGGACTGGCAGATCGAGCAGGACTTCGTTCTCGAGGATGCCGGGGGCGACTGGTATCTCGACATCACTGATCTCGATACGGTCGCGACTGTCGAAATCAATGGCGAGGTTGTGCTGGAAGCTGACAATTGCTTCCGGCGCTGGCGTCCAGATGTCTCCCGCAGCTTGCGCACCGGCGAGAACAGAATTCGCATTCTGTTTCATTCCAGTATTCGCGAGGGGGCGGATCGGCAGGCAAAGCAGCCCTTCTTCGTGCCCTATCACGAAGGCAACTCCCCCATTCCCAACGGCAATATGCTGCGCAAACCGCAATGCCATTTTGGTTGGGACTGGAATATCGCGATTGCGCCACTGGGCCTCTACGGCACCATTGCGCTGAAAAAGCTGGAAGAATCCCGCATCGAAAGCGTGGCGGCGCGTCAAACCCACACGGCGGACGGCGTAGATGTCAGCGTCACCGTTACGCTGTTTGCGAAATTTCCCGGTACGACGCCCATCTTCTTCTCGTTTGGCGAAGACCGGGTGCGCCTCGATATGGGATTAAGACCCGGCGAAAATACAGTAAGCCATGTCTTTCATATCGATGCGCCAAAACTCTGGTGGCCGTCTGGCAGTGGTGAACAGGCGCTCTACGAACTGGCCGTCGAAATTCCGTCCGAAACCGTTATCCGGCAGATCGGCTTGCGCCAGGTGGAACTGCTGACGGACAAGGATGAGGCCGGCAGCCGCTTTGCATTTCGCATCAACGGTCGTGAGATCTTCTGCCGGGGAGCGAACTGGATCCCTGCCGACGCATTGTATTCGTTGACCAGTTACGAAAAGACGCGCGACCTGCTGCAGTCTGCTGTCGATGCCAATATGAACATGATCCGTGTCTGGGGCGGCGGCTTTTACGAAGCGGACTGGTTCTACGACCTCTGCGACCAGATGGGGCTGATGGTCTGGCAGGATTTCCAGTTCTCCTGCAATCTCTACCCCTCCACGCCCGATTTTCTGGAGAATGTCGCGGCGGAAGTCGATTATCAGGTGCGACGCCTCATCACGCATCCGTCCATCGTTCTCTGGTGCGGCGATAACGAGCTGGTCGGGGCGCTTACCTGGTTCAAGCAATCCATCGAGAACCGCGATCGATATCTGGTCTCCTATGATCGGCTGAACAGAACCATAGAGCAGGCGCTTCTGAAAGCTGCACCCGATGCGCTCTGGTGGCCGTCCAGTCCTGCCACGGGCTATATGGACTATGGCGATGCCTGGCATGCCGATGGCTCCGGCGATATGCATTACTGGTCTGTCTGGCACGAAAACAAGCCGTTCGAGGATTATCGCAAGGTCAGGCCGCGCTTCTGTTCGGAGTTCGGCTTCCAGTCCTACACCTCGCTGCCCGTCATTCGCACCTATGCGAGGGAGGGGGATATGAATATCGCCTCTCCGGTCATCGAGCTGCATCAGAAAAACGTGGGCGGCAATGAGCGGATCGCCGCGACAATGTTCCGTTACTTCCGCTTTCCGGAAGGCTTTGCCAATTTCGTCTACCTCAGTCAGATCCAGCAGGCGCTCGCCATCAGGACGGCCGTCGATTACTGGCGCTCTCTGAAACCCCATTGCATGGGCACGCTTTATTGGCAGCTGAACGATACATGGCCTGTCGCCTCCTGGTCGAGCCTCGACTATGGCGGCGGCTGGAAAGCACTTCACTATGTCGCCCGCCGCTTCTTCCAGCCCGTGAATGTTGCAGCCATTCCCTCCGAAGATGGTTCCGAGATCCGGCTCTCGCTGGTCAATGACAAAATGGACGATGTGACGGTGTCGCTCAGTCTGTCGCTGCTTTCGCTGAATGGGGAGCGCACTGAATTGAAGCGCCTGGATGCCGTCTGCACACCGGACGCGGCGGTCATTGCGACAACTGTTGCCGCTTCTGAAATTCCCGCTGGCAGTCTTCTGGCTTGGAGCTTCACGGCGAGCAATGGCATGGGAGGCGAAGGCCACCATGTACACGGCACCTACAAGTCGCTGGATTTGCAACCGGCAGGGCTTGGCCTTGATGTTCAGCCTGCGCCGACAGGTGGTTATGACCTCACCGTGCAATCGGCAGGCCTTGCGCTTTACGTGATGATCGAGAGCGAAACGCCAGGACGCTTCTCCGACAACGCATTCGACCTTGCCGCGGGAGAAACCCGCCGCATCACCTTCACACCTTCCGATCCCGCAGCGGCGGAGCCGAGTTTCCGCCTCTACGACCTGCAATCCTGCTCCTGA
- a CDS encoding carbohydrate ABC transporter permease, giving the protein MANISTLNSTAAGFDAVSPQVAGPNGRKPRKVLSRRNIILYGLLIVAALYYLLPLYVMFVTSMKGMPEIRMGNIFSPPMEITFEPWAKAWASACTGLNCDGLSRGFWNSVRILVPSVLVSIAVASVSGYALANWRFKGSELFFSILIVGAFIPYQVMIYPIVIILRELGIYGTLTGLVIVHTIFGMPILTLLFRNYFTSLPEELFKAARIDGAGFWQIYFRIMLPMALPIFVVAMILQVTGIWNDFLFGVVFTRPDSYPMTVQLNNIVNSVQGVKEYNVNMAATLLTGAVPLIVYFVSGRLFVRGIAAGAVKG; this is encoded by the coding sequence GTGGCTAACATCTCCACCCTCAACAGCACGGCGGCCGGTTTCGATGCGGTCTCACCCCAGGTGGCTGGCCCCAACGGACGCAAACCGCGCAAGGTGCTCTCAAGGCGCAACATCATTCTCTACGGCCTGCTGATCGTCGCAGCACTTTATTATCTGCTGCCGCTTTACGTGATGTTCGTCACCTCCATGAAGGGCATGCCCGAAATCCGCATGGGCAATATCTTCTCGCCACCGATGGAAATTACGTTCGAGCCCTGGGCGAAGGCCTGGGCCAGCGCCTGCACCGGTCTGAACTGCGATGGCCTTTCACGCGGCTTCTGGAATTCAGTCCGCATTCTGGTGCCTTCTGTTCTGGTGTCCATCGCTGTCGCGTCCGTCAGTGGATATGCATTGGCGAACTGGCGCTTCAAGGGTTCGGAACTGTTCTTCTCGATCCTGATCGTCGGCGCCTTCATTCCCTATCAGGTGATGATCTACCCCATTGTCATCATTCTGCGTGAACTGGGCATCTACGGCACGCTGACCGGCCTTGTGATTGTTCATACCATCTTCGGCATGCCGATCCTGACACTTCTCTTCCGAAACTACTTCACGTCTTTGCCGGAAGAATTGTTCAAGGCTGCCCGCATCGATGGGGCAGGGTTCTGGCAGATCTATTTCCGCATCATGCTGCCCATGGCGCTACCCATCTTTGTCGTAGCAATGATTTTGCAGGTGACCGGCATCTGGAACGACTTCCTGTTCGGTGTCGTCTTCACCCGCCCGGATAGCTATCCGATGACCGTGCAGCTCAACAATATCGTCAACTCCGTCCAGGGCGTGAAGGAGTACAACGTCAACATGGCAGCCACTCTGCTGACTGGTGCCGTACCGTTGATCGTTTACTTCGTCTCCGGGCGCTTGTTTGTCCGCGGCATTGCCGCCGGCGCAGTAAAGGGCTGA